The sequence below is a genomic window from Anaerolineae bacterium.
CCAAAATAACCGGGCGCATGGTAAAGAGCATGGTTCTGATCTCGTGGGTGGTGCTTTGGGCAATTTCTTCAACTTTAACAATTTCCTCGTAAGCTTTGTCTACATCTTTGTTTTGCAGCACCATTTTAATAAAGTTGAGACGCATGGCCATGGCGGCAATGGACTGGGTAGGGCCGTCGTGCAGGTCCCGGGCCAACTTGCGGCGGGCTTCGGCCTCTTTTTCCAAAATGCGCTGCTGCTCAAGTTGCAGGTCCTCAAAAAGCTGGGCGTTTTGCAGGGCAATAATGGCCTGGCTGCAAAAAGTAGCCAGGAGCGCGGCATGGTCTTCGGTGTAAAAATCGGGTTTGGTGGTGCAAAAAAGGACCACGCCATAAGTGGTAAAACCCGCCCGCAACGGCGCGCAAATGGCCGAGCGGATGCCGGGGGTTGAAGCAAACGAAGTCAACCCTTTATCCTGATTTGCCCGGTGGGTAATCTTGACCTCGGCGGTGTGAATGGCCCGGCCAATCAAACCTTCCTCGCCGCTTACCTTCCGCCCTTCATCCCGGCGGGCGATGTTGTGTCCCGCTACCAGGGTCAACTGATTGCCATCCCCCTCTCCTTCAAAGAGCAGCACCATGCCTACCGTGGTTTCGTCTTCCACCCCTGTTTCGGCCATCGCCGAAAAGGCCAGGTCAATCATGGCCCGCAACACCTGGCGGTAGTTGAGGGTGGAGCTTAAGGTTAAAGCCATCTCGGAAACCAACCGGCCTCGCTCATTGCTAAGACGCAGGCGTTCCAATTCCGCTTCATTACTGCGTTCTATCGCTTCCACCCGCCGCCGGACAAACAGGCCGGGTATAGCGCCGGCCGTAAACAGAACCAGGGCCGCGATACCAATGGTGGATACGGCTTCAATCAATTCTGCCCGTTTAACCTCGCCGCCGGTCAAAATAGGGGCCAGGGTGATGCCATAACTTAACACAATAGGAAAGGCGCTCAAAAGACCGGCCTCGGTATCCCAACGCACCCCGGCCATAATCACGGGGAGCAGCATGAGGGGCAACAAAAGGGGCGCCAGCGCGTGTAACATCACCAACAGGGCAATGGCAATGGCCACGTCTAAAATAGCCGCCCCTATCGCCAGCCAATTTGGATAATAATTGGCCCACAACAGGCCCACGTAAATGCCGTTCAGGGCAAAACCGACGGCAACCAGGATGAGCAATTGCAGAAAATAAGGCGACGGCTCGGCGGTAAACAATGCTTCCACCAGCACAAACGCAGCCACCAAAAACAGCCACAGCCACCTGAGATTAGACACCAACCAATCCAGGGCCAGGGGATTTAACGGTTTGCTTTCAGTTGACTCGACGATGATGGGCCTCCTGTATCTTTGCCATCATTATATTACAAATTGCTTTTCTCTGCAACGAATTTTCCAACAAGTTCACGCTTTTTGTGCTCACCCGGGATTTGTGGCATGATGCTGCCATTATGTTTGCGCCACCACTCTTCCTGGAGGTATGGAATGAAAATTGCTAAAGCCGTTATTACAGCGGCAGGCCCCAAGCAACGCACCCTGCCCCTGCAAACCCTCATTGACCGCGACGGCGCCGAAAAGTCGGTGCTGGGCATTATTATTGAAGAAGCGCTCAGGGCAGGCGTCGAAGAAATCTGTATTGTGGTCCAGCCCGGCGATGAAACATCCTATCTTAAAGTGGCCGGGGACCATGCCGGGCGGCTGTATTTTGTGCCTCAACCGAACCCCCTGGGCTACGGCCACGCCGTTTACTGCGCCAAAGACTTTGTGGGCGCGGACCCTTTTTTGCACCTGGTTGGCGATCACCTGTATGTCAGCCGCGCCAACGAAGGCTGCGCCCAACACCTGGTGAAAGTGGCCGAAGCCGAAACATGCGCCGTATCGGCCGTGCATGCCACCCGAGAGAGTCTCCTGCCCTATTATGGCGCCGTTGGCGGGCGGCGTGTGCCGGGCCGGGCCGACCTTTACCAGGTTGAAACCGTTATCGAAAAAGCCACGCCCACCATCGCCGAGCAGCGCTTGATTGTGCCCGGGCTGCGGGCCGGCCATTACCTGTGCTTTTTTGGCATGCACGTTTTGACCCCC
It includes:
- a CDS encoding GAF domain-containing sensor histidine kinase, coding for MSNLRWLWLFLVAAFVLVEALFTAEPSPYFLQLLILVAVGFALNGIYVGLLWANYYPNWLAIGAAILDVAIAIALLVMLHALAPLLLPLMLLPVIMAGVRWDTEAGLLSAFPIVLSYGITLAPILTGGEVKRAELIEAVSTIGIAALVLFTAGAIPGLFVRRRVEAIERSNEAELERLRLSNERGRLVSEMALTLSSTLNYRQVLRAMIDLAFSAMAETGVEDETTVGMVLLFEGEGDGNQLTLVAGHNIARRDEGRKVSGEEGLIGRAIHTAEVKITHRANQDKGLTSFASTPGIRSAICAPLRAGFTTYGVVLFCTTKPDFYTEDHAALLATFCSQAIIALQNAQLFEDLQLEQQRILEKEAEARRKLARDLHDGPTQSIAAMAMRLNFIKMVLQNKDVDKAYEEIVKVEEIAQSTTHEIRTMLFTMRPVILETQGLLAALEQYVERLRTNEIFDVTLTNQGYNGQLGSEAEGVVFAIIEEAIGNAKKHSQATKVNINLFAQRGSLFVEIRDNGVGFDVDATKSTYDQRTSLGLINIEERSQAVGGRCSLESAPGRGTAVRVQIPFEQAAERTG
- a CDS encoding UTP--glucose-1-phosphate uridylyltransferase, with product MKIAKAVITAAGPKQRTLPLQTLIDRDGAEKSVLGIIIEEALRAGVEEICIVVQPGDETSYLKVAGDHAGRLYFVPQPNPLGYGHAVYCAKDFVGADPFLHLVGDHLYVSRANEGCAQHLVKVAEAETCAVSAVHATRESLLPYYGAVGGRRVPGRADLYQVETVIEKATPTIAEQRLIVPGLRAGHYLCFFGMHVLTPTIFDLLQMQIGAAGKQGPVTLSDALAELPRREQYLALEKHDWRYDVGVKYGLLTAQLALALSGRDRDEVLAKLLELLALRELGAAKDE